A genome region from Chlorobaculum tepidum TLS includes the following:
- a CDS encoding WD40 repeat domain-containing protein — protein MGFLSKIFGKKEVELKRPQVREDAALIKTLVGHEDRVLGVRFSPDGKKLVSGSFDEKVKLWDVETGNAIHTMSGHTTWVKCVDYSPKGDKVASGSIDSTVRIWDVATGQCLHVCKGHDTEVRMIAFSPDGKTVASCSRDTTIKFWDTETGNEVKTLFGHKSYIECIAFSADGKKLVSCGEEPVVKIWDLETGKNIANYPTGDTLSHFVSFSPDGSQIALCGRDAKVKVLDAATGQMLKVLEGHEDGVRALCYNPAGTLIASAANDESVRLWDVAKGALVHTYRGHTHEVQSVAFSPDGKVIASGSDDFKIKLWGVV, from the coding sequence ATGGGTTTTCTTTCGAAGATATTCGGCAAAAAAGAGGTGGAACTGAAACGGCCTCAGGTGCGCGAAGACGCGGCCTTGATCAAAACCCTCGTCGGTCACGAAGACCGGGTGCTTGGCGTGCGCTTCAGCCCCGATGGCAAGAAGCTGGTCAGCGGCAGTTTCGACGAAAAGGTGAAGCTGTGGGATGTCGAGACCGGCAATGCGATCCATACCATGTCGGGTCATACTACCTGGGTCAAGTGCGTCGATTACAGCCCCAAGGGTGACAAGGTCGCCAGCGGCAGCATCGACAGTACGGTGCGCATCTGGGACGTGGCGACCGGCCAGTGCCTGCACGTCTGCAAGGGGCACGATACCGAGGTGCGCATGATCGCTTTCAGCCCCGATGGCAAGACGGTGGCGAGCTGCTCGCGCGACACCACCATCAAGTTTTGGGACACTGAAACCGGCAATGAGGTGAAAACCCTCTTCGGACACAAATCGTACATCGAGTGCATCGCTTTCAGCGCCGACGGTAAAAAGCTCGTGAGCTGCGGCGAGGAGCCTGTGGTGAAAATCTGGGATCTCGAAACCGGCAAGAATATCGCCAACTATCCGACCGGCGACACGCTTTCGCACTTCGTCTCGTTCAGCCCGGATGGCAGCCAGATCGCGCTGTGCGGTCGCGACGCCAAGGTCAAGGTGCTCGACGCGGCCACCGGCCAGATGCTCAAGGTGCTCGAAGGTCATGAAGATGGTGTTCGTGCTCTCTGCTACAATCCGGCAGGCACGCTCATCGCCAGCGCCGCCAACGACGAGTCGGTCAGGCTCTGGGATGTGGCGAAGGGAGCGCTTGTGCACACCTACCGTGGTCACACCCACGAAGTACAGTCGGTCGCCTTTTCGCCGGATGGCAAGGTGATCGCCAGCGGAAGCGACGACTTCAAAATCAAGCTCTGGGGCGTAGTCTAA
- a CDS encoding UDP-2,3-diacylglucosamine diphosphatase, with protein sequence MPGLYFLSDLHLGLQEPQAEQEKLERLEKLFSLIREQGGALYLLGDILDYWMEFRHVVPKGFTRFFCMLSGLVRSGVEVTWLAGNHDFYLGSFFDDELGVKTCYGLQEVRYDGKLFLVAHGDGLGEGDLGYKLFARFIRNRFNLGLLTAFHSDLSTALMKHFSLLSRKHKKVDMRAESTRLLDFAAALARERDFDYFVCGHNHSERVQALHDSGSTYVNLGSWIEGRYHYGVYEQGQFRLEKL encoded by the coding sequence ATGCCTGGACTCTATTTTCTCAGCGATCTTCATCTCGGCCTGCAAGAGCCTCAGGCGGAGCAGGAAAAACTCGAACGCCTCGAAAAACTTTTTTCGCTTATCCGCGAACAGGGCGGGGCTCTTTACCTTCTCGGCGACATTCTCGACTACTGGATGGAGTTCCGCCACGTTGTTCCCAAGGGCTTCACCCGGTTTTTCTGCATGCTTTCGGGGCTTGTCCGGAGTGGCGTCGAAGTGACCTGGTTGGCGGGCAACCACGACTTTTACCTCGGCAGTTTTTTCGACGACGAGCTTGGCGTCAAAACCTGCTACGGATTGCAGGAGGTGCGTTACGACGGCAAGCTGTTTCTCGTTGCGCATGGCGACGGGCTGGGCGAGGGCGATCTCGGTTACAAGCTGTTCGCCCGTTTTATCCGCAACCGTTTCAATCTCGGCCTTCTGACTGCTTTTCACTCCGACCTCTCGACGGCGCTCATGAAGCACTTTTCCCTGCTCAGTCGAAAGCACAAAAAGGTCGATATGCGCGCTGAATCGACGCGCCTCCTTGATTTTGCCGCCGCTTTGGCGCGTGAACGTGATTTTGATTACTTTGTCTGCGGTCATAACCACTCGGAGCGCGTGCAGGCGCTGCATGATTCGGGCAGTACCTACGTCAATCTCGGCTCGTGGATCGAAGGACGCTATCACTATGGCGTTTACGAACAGGGGCAGTTCCGGCTCGAAAAGCTTTAA
- the cruC gene encoding hydroxychlorobactene glucosyltransferase CruC, translating into MHCKAAGGGLFFTMIIFYQLFILGSLLVFLGIVLKNLGDLRSLPEVTGEEAYRPKVSLLVPARNEELNIEACVLSLLGQRYPDFEVIVLDDHSSDSTLAVLRRIADTKAGARLRILEGRELPEGWHGKAWACQQLAEAATGELLLFTDADTRHQPSALARAVEAMRRCGAGMLSLTPAQEMESFWEKLIVPLVYHILFSYLPISMVSKSSSPAFCYAIGQFILFRREAYEQIGGHRSVCNNIVEDVWLCKAVKRSGGKVAAFDGTDVVNCRMYRGFGEVWQGFSKNLFAGLGNNIVGLFALMAFVALLYLAPYAFLASSALLGDRTVALFWLPLAQVGVALFIRFLIAVKFRQPPWPAALHLFSQVMLLLIAFNSFRLTVFGKGPEWKGRNYPLSGHGH; encoded by the coding sequence ATGCATTGCAAGGCCGCCGGGGGCGGCCTTTTTTTTACTATGATCATCTTTTATCAGCTCTTCATCCTCGGTTCGCTACTGGTATTTCTCGGCATTGTGCTGAAGAACCTCGGCGATCTTCGTTCGTTGCCTGAGGTGACGGGTGAGGAGGCGTATCGTCCGAAAGTGTCGTTGCTGGTGCCTGCACGCAACGAGGAGCTGAATATCGAGGCGTGCGTTTTGTCGTTGCTTGGCCAGCGCTATCCGGATTTCGAGGTGATCGTGCTCGACGACCACTCAAGCGACAGCACGCTGGCGGTGCTTCGGCGGATTGCCGACACAAAAGCCGGCGCAAGACTGCGCATTCTCGAAGGCCGCGAGCTACCGGAGGGTTGGCATGGCAAGGCGTGGGCCTGCCAGCAGCTTGCCGAAGCGGCGACGGGCGAGCTGCTGCTTTTCACCGACGCTGACACGCGCCACCAGCCCAGCGCGCTCGCGCGGGCGGTCGAGGCGATGCGCCGGTGCGGCGCGGGGATGCTTTCGCTGACTCCAGCGCAAGAGATGGAGAGCTTCTGGGAGAAGCTGATCGTGCCGCTGGTCTACCACATCCTCTTTAGCTATCTGCCCATCTCGATGGTCTCGAAAAGTTCTTCTCCGGCTTTCTGTTACGCTATCGGTCAGTTCATTCTGTTCCGGCGCGAGGCTTACGAGCAGATCGGCGGCCACCGATCGGTGTGTAACAACATCGTCGAGGATGTCTGGCTTTGCAAGGCGGTCAAGCGTTCGGGCGGCAAGGTGGCGGCTTTCGATGGCACCGACGTGGTGAACTGCCGTATGTATCGCGGTTTCGGCGAGGTGTGGCAGGGATTTTCCAAAAATCTTTTCGCCGGACTCGGCAACAACATCGTCGGCCTCTTTGCTCTGATGGCGTTTGTCGCGCTTCTTTACCTTGCGCCGTATGCATTCCTCGCCTCATCGGCGCTGCTTGGTGACCGCACCGTTGCCTTGTTCTGGCTGCCGTTGGCGCAGGTAGGTGTAGCACTTTTCATCCGCTTCCTGATTGCCGTGAAGTTCCGGCAGCCGCCGTGGCCGGCGGCTCTTCATCTTTTTTCGCAGGTGATGCTTTTGCTGATCGCGTTCAACTCTTTTCGTCTGACAGTGTTCGGCAAAGGTCCGGAGTGGAAGGGGAGGAACTATCCGCTTTCCGGTCACGGCCACTGA
- the hisG gene encoding ATP phosphoribosyltransferase — translation MSNNKVLKLGLPKGSLQDSTLELFANAGFHFSVQSRSYFPSIDDDELEAILIRAQEMGRYVSLGAFDAGLTGKDWIIETDADVVEVADLVYSKASMRPVRWVLAVPESSPIKTVKDLEGKHIATEVVNITKKYLAENGVNASVEFSWGATEVKPPELADAIVEVTETGSSLRANKLRIVETVLQSNTQLIANKAAWADPWKRKKIENMAMLLQGAINAQGKVGLKMNAPKAALDKIMSGIPALRQPTVSDLADKEWVALEVIVSEKIVRTLIPELKRAGAEGIFEYNINKLID, via the coding sequence ATGAGCAACAACAAGGTTCTCAAGCTGGGTCTGCCGAAGGGCAGCCTTCAGGATTCGACTCTCGAACTTTTCGCCAACGCCGGCTTCCACTTTTCCGTCCAGAGCCGCTCCTACTTTCCCTCCATCGACGATGACGAGCTGGAGGCGATCCTGATCCGCGCGCAGGAGATGGGGCGTTATGTTTCTCTGGGTGCGTTCGACGCTGGTCTGACCGGCAAGGACTGGATCATCGAGACCGACGCCGATGTGGTGGAGGTGGCCGATCTGGTTTACTCGAAAGCCTCGATGAGGCCGGTGCGCTGGGTGCTCGCTGTGCCGGAAAGCTCGCCGATCAAGACGGTCAAAGACCTTGAAGGCAAGCACATTGCGACCGAGGTGGTGAACATCACGAAAAAATATCTGGCCGAAAATGGCGTGAACGCCTCGGTCGAGTTCAGTTGGGGCGCGACCGAGGTCAAACCACCGGAGCTGGCTGATGCCATTGTCGAAGTGACCGAAACCGGTTCCTCGTTGCGGGCTAACAAACTCCGCATCGTCGAAACGGTGCTTCAGTCCAATACCCAGTTGATCGCCAACAAGGCGGCGTGGGCAGACCCGTGGAAGCGCAAAAAGATCGAAAACATGGCCATGCTGCTGCAAGGTGCGATCAACGCCCAGGGCAAGGTGGGGTTGAAGATGAACGCCCCGAAGGCTGCGCTCGACAAGATCATGAGCGGCATTCCCGCCCTGCGCCAGCCGACCGTCTCCGACCTGGCCGACAAGGAGTGGGTTGCGCTCGAAGTGATCGTCTCCGAGAAGATCGTGCGCACGCTCATTCCCGAGCTGAAACGTGCGGGCGCAGAGGGGATTTTCGAGTACAACATCAACAAACTCATTGATTAA